DNA sequence from the Diorhabda sublineata isolate icDioSubl1.1 chromosome 6, icDioSubl1.1, whole genome shotgun sequence genome:
taatatttgaaaaactgtaTTGTATTGACgcgttttttgtttcaggtatcATATACAAAATTTCAGCTGGTAGGAATTTCTATCTGTACGATATGAAAGCGGAAAAATTCATTTGTTGGAAAAAagcacaaattaaaaaaagacaTAGGGCACATACGTCTCTAATAGCTAAGGTGAGTAAAACCTTGACccgatttaaaaattattagaggTTGCTAACatgctaaaaatatttttggtgatTTGGTCTGTCAAAATCATCTTAAATTGATGCCGAAATGTAATAATTCTTTAAGAATTGATAATACATTGAACATTTAACCACTCCTGTCATTttgacaggtcctcatccttgTTCGCATCACAGATTCTGGGAAGTCTTAcctttttgttaagagttagCCTGTTGGTTATAAACTTTTATCTTCTTGGCCTTGGTGGGTCTTAATGTGTGTATGTTTTCGCTGTCTCGGGTAAACCCTTTTCAATCTTCTTCGGCAAAAAAAGATCTAATCCTAGTAGTCCAATCCTTGATATATAACTCGATATTTGCTTGTAAAGTACGGAGTTACTGAGTCGGGaggtgtcctcttgtgggttgACTCAGAAAACCTGGGATcttgtgaaagaaattttgtgtttttgtcgTTAGAATTGAACttcttgtattatttttcgAAGTTTCATTTGGAAAAGCAAATGAAGATTCATAATTCCTACATCCTGACgttatttctttattgttccAGAAACATAGCAGTAAGAGTTGCCAATTCCGGGACATGGTTGCAAAGGAGATGGGCGGCTACGTGAATTTGGTAGCGGCTTTCAATACcactttaaaaatgaaatttaaccGCAAAGGTAAATTCGCTTCCCATGATTGCGCACCCAAAACTCATACTAAGTGTCCCCAACAATCTATATTCTTAATACAAGTGTACGAAGACATACGCTCCGAAGACGGGTGTAAGTGTCCAGAAGCCAGGCATCATTTCTGTAAGGCAAGATTTTCTAAAATGAAAGTGTTCGGAAATATTTGCAATCAAAGTAACGAAACATTTGATTTGTAGAAAATTGAGaagttggtttttttttaacacaaaagTCATAGCAGAAAGATAAGTTATAAATTCAGgattattaagaatttttttttatatttacatagtAATATATCAATCAGCTTATTAGGTAAAATCTAATTAACCGCTCAGATTTTGATCTAATACATTTATTAAATGTCAACAGCAAGTGAagttaaaaagtttttcttatatattgttTTGCTTAGCCATTCCAAAAAGATTAAATCTTAACTAgttaccaaaaaattatttgatcagtaaataaatgaaagtttGACTAACAATCATAAATTGCTATGTCGAAATTGGAATGTTAagctgaaaaataacaaaaacagtgataaatcattgaaaattacaacaaaatagTCCTTGAATTTATGAGAGTATTTGTTGGAAGTACGGAAATAggataattaaacaaataaaataaaaataccgtATACCTTCGTTATTATCTGGCTCGAAAGACCTAAAGATTGCATACTAAATCCTAATATTCAACTCCACATTCATTTTGGTTGACCAAAAATCTATTGTGTAAGTTTGTTAATTCTAAATATaatcataaaattgattttttgacataattacaTTTTGTAATAACAAACTGTTTAATTTCCAATGTTCTGCTGACATAAATTCGAATTGTTGCccttcaacaataatttttcataattttttttatgaatgtttACGTCTCTTTTAGTACTCTAgttaatgaatttaataatcTATATTTTCGTTGTACAAATATTGACtctattttgtaattattaaacTTTACAAACACTAGTAGTCtaactttcaaattaaaatataaaaaactcgAGAAACCATGataaagaagatgaaatttcatcaaataactTTCTCAAAATGTTGTTGgaaattatgatgaaataatGGTAGGACATTCTATTATAGTTATTAGCTAAGATGTTTCTCTAATAGATGGAGGTAGTGAGCAGAAAAACAATCAAAGTTCTAAATATAGAAAGTAAACTTCGccaaagaaaaaacaatcaCGTCGCTATAAATTCAAATCAATGCAATGATAGAGAAAGTGTTGCTTAGTCGAGCTCATTTCGGTCCAAATTTTTCGACTCAGTCCTCAACTCCCTTTTCAGTCGTTGAAGTTTAGATGGTATCAAATCTGTGTTCTGTAAATATTGTCCTATACATGCTCAATAAGGTTTAAGCCCGTGCTGCGTGTAGCCACTTCATTACACCACGTTATTATGTATTAACACAAAGTTATCGCCTATAAAGGGACAAGCTGCCCTTCTCTTGTAAATCTTAATCCAACTGCCCGATGATCTCTGGTCATTTAAGATGCAGTGTGAGCTACCTTGGCTCTAAGTTCCATCATTTCACATTTCGAGCTTCATCTGATACTTGTTGATGCTGTGTAGCTAACCCTTTCCGGGATATAGTTGACTGATTAATTTCCAGTATATTGAAAAACTTTAATCCCTTGTTAaacttaaatttttgtttccacACTCTTCCATagtcaatattaatttgaaaaaataaccaatAAAACAGAAACTGTGTACTTTCGATCCGTGCCGAGATAAACTGATAGAAAGCAAAATCCTAATCAAAATACAACtatttcgaaagaaaatttatttaaaaaatatattttacggATGGTATACGTGTGGAAGTTCGTTTGGTAtccaaagaaatttattttcagaagATGATTTGAAGAATGTATCGCTTGTTTAATTCATTCGTAATATCAACAACCGATACTGCTTATTATCGCTTGTAACCCTTCAAAAACCCCAATTAATCCCAATCTACTTTCTCTCCGTAGGTATGTTTAATTCATGAGATGAACCCAGTTAcgtataatttggaaataaagaCACatgtgtatttattaaaatagttcCGAGTCTCATCTTTATATGACTTTCTTCTTAAACATTCATAATTGATTGGGGGCATTGAAGCa
Encoded proteins:
- the LOC130445800 gene encoding uncharacterized protein LOC130445800 isoform X1 encodes the protein MNQNKRSHIDGLGLRFCKLFRRILKQPGKAIFYLLTIMFLIVRESHEVNRCFQNCFGPVIRIKIYNQLSQGYLHVNGSNVVATSDEEDGIIYKISAGRNFYLYDMKAEKFICWKKAQIKKRHRAHTSLIAKKHSSKSCQFRDMVAKEMGGYVNLVAAFNTTLKMKFNRKGKFASHDCAPKTHTKCPQQSIFLIQVYEDIRSEDGCKCPEARHHFCKARFSKMKVFGNICNQSNETFDL
- the LOC130445800 gene encoding uncharacterized protein LOC130445800 isoform X3; the encoded protein is MQPYVILKQPGKAIFYLLTIMFLIVRESHEVNRCFQNCFGPVIRIKIYNQLSQGYLHVNGSNVVATSDEEDGIIYKISAGRNFYLYDMKAEKFICWKKAQIKKRHRAHTSLIAKKHSSKSCQFRDMVAKEMGGYVNLVAAFNTTLKMKFNRKGKFASHDCAPKTHTKCPQQSIFLIQVYEDIRSEDGCKCPEARHHFCKARFSKMKVFGNICNQSNETFDL
- the LOC130445800 gene encoding uncharacterized protein LOC130445800 isoform X2, with protein sequence MTTSSHHWILKQPGKAIFYLLTIMFLIVRESHEVNRCFQNCFGPVIRIKIYNQLSQGYLHVNGSNVVATSDEEDGIIYKISAGRNFYLYDMKAEKFICWKKAQIKKRHRAHTSLIAKKHSSKSCQFRDMVAKEMGGYVNLVAAFNTTLKMKFNRKGKFASHDCAPKTHTKCPQQSIFLIQVYEDIRSEDGCKCPEARHHFCKARFSKMKVFGNICNQSNETFDL
- the LOC130445800 gene encoding uncharacterized protein LOC130445800 isoform X4 — its product is MCKILKQPGKAIFYLLTIMFLIVRESHEVNRCFQNCFGPVIRIKIYNQLSQGYLHVNGSNVVATSDEEDGIIYKISAGRNFYLYDMKAEKFICWKKAQIKKRHRAHTSLIAKKHSSKSCQFRDMVAKEMGGYVNLVAAFNTTLKMKFNRKGKFASHDCAPKTHTKCPQQSIFLIQVYEDIRSEDGCKCPEARHHFCKARFSKMKVFGNICNQSNETFDL